The segment AATTAAATCTCAAACATACATAAGGCCAACTGCAAAACTTTAGAAAATAGCAGACATTTAAGACAAAAGGTGAATATAATTGGTGCTAAGTTTGTTTGCCTGTACAAACcctaaagaaaagaagaaattcaGTTGTCGTCATCTAATTTGTCTGTTTCCTAGGCTCACAGGTTGGAATGCATGAACATCTTATTGGACAGCATAACAACAATGTGGCGTGTAAGTGGTCAAGCACCACGACATGTTAGAGGCTTTAGAGCATTTGACTATCAATACACTATCTCAAACATAAATGGGAAATTGCATAGGTCATAATACATGGCATACCTAACGTGTAAAAATGGAAACCGTAAATTTAGCAACCACTTCCTTACGctcagtttcttttttcttacaAAATGAACTAATTATCTAAACAGATTAATGAATATCTATACAGAACTTGTATggcattttcctcttttttatgTATCTCGATGTAGTTGTGTTGATAATATCAAGAACATTCCAATTATGCAGATCAACTTAGTTAGGTACAGCCTGCCGACGTATCCACCTCAACAACCATTTGATTATAGTCACGGTCACAGATGGTAGTAGGAAACATCACACTATAAAATTCTCCAATAATAGCGCTGCGTTTGGAACAAAGCGAGCGCAAGATAGTGTCACAACAAAGATTCCATGCGTGATCCAAACATGCGCAATGATTTGCACCGATAATCCAAATCATTCCGTCCGTTTGCTATAACTAGCATCTTCCCTGCACACAACTCatcagaaatgaaaaaaaaaaaagaacacagcGAATTTCTGCACCTAATCTGCATTCCACAACATCAAAATAGTAAAATCAAAGCATCAAACGGATCAAACCCAAAAACCATCGAATCACGGAGCTAAGATTTGCATCACAGTGAGGCGGGCACAAAATTTGGCCAAAAGCCTCTTAACACcctaatccaatccaatccaccgCGCATTCGCTCAATCCCGCAAACCGTCCTAGACCTctaacatcatcatcatcatcatcgcatCACCAGAATCCCCAAGATTCACAAGGATTTCCGCGAAATCTCCACCGAATCGGGGGGCTCGAAACGGCCCGCGGGGTGGGGACGCGGATTCGGGAAGGGCACGCACCTTACGCGCCGGATCCGGGAGGGAGGAAGGGcgtgggcgcgcggcgcgatCGATTCCGCGGAGACGACGAacaaggggaggaggaggaggagtgggatCGCTGCTCGCTGCTGCGATTCGGTCGGCGGCCGCCATTATTTAGTagtggaggagaaggaaggtGCGTTTTTGCGGTGAGGTCCCTGTGTTTGTGCGAAATTCTAATGCTTCCTCCATCGCACAACAAGTTAATTTTTACaatttagataatggaatatcaTTCCGGTCTTTGCGCAAAGAGCTACAgcctattatttaaaaaatcgtTCAAAAGCTTTAATAGAACTACACTCTAACCAAACCTTAAGCAAGCACACACTAATGAAAACCAACACTGGATAAAGAAAACACAATTTTCGGatcctatttgtgaatctccatctgAACTTGGCAAAGAGTTACATGACTATTGACTCAAGTTTATGACATGCATTATTCATTATTCATTATTCGGACCTTTGTAGTTGGTTGAGCCCAACACCAGAGCATGATGTCCTATTTTTATATACCCCACGGATACTAATACAACATTAAGAAGACTAGAATACCCTTACTTTATCAAACCTCAATATAATTATTCTTCACTTTATCTActtctaaatatatttatcttctactttcacaaattttgatacaatgattataaaaatgaacttattttgagacaaataaGAAGGTTAAAATTGAACCTACTATAGAAGGAAGTAAGTCGGTTTTTATAGTGAACAGAGTGTTTTCGCTGACGCCTGATTGTGCGAAAATTTATAGCCATGTTTTCAACTTAATTATAGTATTATTGCATCAGATTATTTTCTTTATGTATTGGAAAAATATAGtacatttttttgaaaatttttcttaCACTTCAATATACTTAAGACCAAGTTTCTTAAGTTATTtgttaggtttattttttaagatatttAGTTTTTACAATATTTGCGACAATAATTCATTCAATAATGAAAACGGTCTAATGAGTTTTGGCATACTAGTGGAGAGGAAGTTTTGCGCTGAGGTTCCTGGAGTTGTGATAAATTTGTTTGTGCGAGTTTTGGTGGGAAAACGAACGGGGATGGTAGATTGCAATCGCGGTGGATTAGAGATCATCAGCATGACAGCTTATGATGGTGATCTTCTGCCTAAGATGTAGTGTAATGTTCTACCAACTATAATACATGGTTGAGTATTAGGGGAtgactaaaaatagattaatatatgtaggggaaaaaaaggaagaaggttCATTCGATGATTGTACTAGGAAGAGAGAATGTGTCCATATAATACCTTGTCACCAACACGTCCTTGTATGTTTTGAGATGGTTGTGATACCAACAAGCATCATAAGTCAATTAGTATCCAAAGCACAACTTAAATTGATGGAGTTGGTGTTCTTGCGCTGAGAAATTTCATtgtaaattcttttttttttactggtatATGGCCATATGGGAGCACAAACGACAGTATCAATTTGTTGTACAAAGCTTGTATACAAATTGCAATCGTCTGTCAGTTCTTCTCAAGCATAATATCGCTGGGTATTCCTCTTAAGCATAATACAGGATCCCAGTGGAAACAAACTAAATTACAAGCATAAGAATACCACAAACTTTGATGTGAATAAACTATAAAGGATCCAATCTCGAAAAAAGAGATGAATAAACCACCAACTTTACTAGGAATCAAATGCTGCATCTTCTCCTTGATGATTGCTAGCTGTTGCATAGTAATAAGAACCAATACTTTGTTTCCAATAGTCAGTTAGACCCTCCAGCAGCAAGTTAGGTGTAGTAGGGCTGGGCAGTGGCAGATGAACAGTCAAGCATATCAGTTGTAATGTTCATCTTCAATCTGTTTGGATGTCCTGTTGCGAACATTTACAATAATCTGTTACCTAAGGGCTTATATTAATACATGGATGATATACTTGAACATGTAAattccattgaaaaaaaaaaacaatgctaCTGAATGGAAATTATTCGCTGGATCCCCCATCATCTTTGTTACTCAGGGTTCGAATTATTGCTTCTAACACCTTGATATCACTTTCTTTCTTTGCAATCTCCTCTTGCTTTGCCCGCAACTCTTCCATGTGTAGCTTGAACACTTCTGCAAGATGATAAAATGAAACCAGATAAGACATTCAGCTTTTGACACGCTCAGTTACCAAATGCCAATGGTTTACAACGAAACATAACATACTTGCAGTGTTCTCCAATTCCTTGGTCACTTCCTGCGCACGTAACTCTGCAGCTCGTTGAGCAGCTTCAGCTTGGCGTTTCTCTGTACGAGCTCGGGCAGCAGCAGAAATGGCAGCATCTAGTTCACGTTCCAGCGACTGCACCCTCTGGTCAAGAATCTAACATGCAACAAGAAGTGCAAATGAATCTTACATAGCTTCTTTTGGGACAATGTTTAGTTAAAAGCCAACATACATCAGAGTGATGTCAGCACTCTTCTACAACATAAATATAAGTTTTAGcgaattttatatttttgtaataatAATATACTAGTGTAAAGCCATAAATGCCAATTTACTGCTTCAGATTTGCAGCCATTGACTACagcatatttttatatttgtaatgatAAAAATGTTAAGAACCATGAATCTTACATGGTGGCTTATTATCAACATACATACAATTTAACAATTGTATTTTAGCAAAGTAAATATGGACAGCAATGACAGCACACTTCTACAACATAAATAAGTCTCGGTGAATTTTTTGTAATAACAATGTACTGGCGTAAAGCCATGAATGCCAATTTACTGCTTCACATTTGCAGCCATTGACTTGCAAAATTATTAAGTATTTCTGGAGAGAGATGAAATACATCCCTCCAGCTTAAATATAAGTCGGTTTTTACTTCTTGCAGTCTCCAATGTATGACTGGGCCTATGGTATACTATCATAATTTATACTAGCAAAATGATTGAACTTATctattataaaagtattttgCAAGagccaaattttaatattttctcaTGTAGCCAATAAATATACTTTGACATATTTTCAAgatcaaattttgaaaaggtAGATTGAGCAGATCCCATATCAACCTTTTTTCAGATATGGAGAGATTATGAAAGGTTAATAATTTGTGACATCTAACCAACATGTTATATGAACACAGAAATGTGAGTACTATGATGTCAATACCATATTTAATGTTGCCAACACAGGACGGAatacaaaagaacaaaaatcaGAATGATCCTAATATCTACATGGTGTCCACTAGATTAGCTACAGGTCATCAGTTTTAGTGTTCTGATTTTCGTGAGAACTTGTGACCCCAAAATATAGGTTCCAATCACTCACGAGATCCACCAATCTGCACAAGTGTGTTAGATCATTTAGTTTGATCAATGGATTAGATATGCAATTGGTCCATTAGCCTAAAAAATAACATGAGTCTTAAGTAATTAGGCTATCAGAAAGGCTTAGGTCCCAAGTCAGGTTATGCGCTATAAATTAAGGGGGCGTCCCACTACTGCGAACTTAACTACTTCTCATGTCACAGTAAGTGAGCTTCAAAAAGTTTATTCCCAAACCAATCCGGAAGTATAATTTGCTGTCTTGAAGCCCAATCCACTCCTGAGGATGTTCATCAGGATGATCCATGAACGAGTGACAATGAATCGAGGGGATCTGTCCTACGAAACCTCCTCTGGAGTGGATCAGCCTTTGAGCCAACCAAATTGCACTTCCTAATTAGTTCGGGAATGAGGTTGTGAGGCAGTCACTTGCTGACACACAAGAAGCACTTAGATTTGT is part of the Oryza glaberrima chromosome 12, OglaRS2, whole genome shotgun sequence genome and harbors:
- the LOC127756500 gene encoding uncharacterized protein LOC127756500; protein product: MAAPREKSAAATSSAAAADAAGAGGGGNRWGAAVGNLTELGANVAALQRLLAKKAVFVDEDIFSKASLAADQARTIKILDQRVQSLERELDAAISAAARARTEKRQAEAAQRAAELRAQEVTKELENTAKVFKLHMEELRAKQEEIAKKESDIKVLEAIIRTLSNKDDGGSSE